AGATAAAAACACATAACTTTGAAACTGAACCCCTTGTATACtattggtgggattgtaaaatggtgcaaccactatggaaaacagtatggagattcttcaaaaatttaaaaacagaactacgatataatccagcaattccacctctgggttTTTATTCAAAAGAGTAGAAAGCAGAATCTTGAAGAGGGATATGCACATccatgttcttagcagcactattcaccATAGAGATGGAGGCCAgccaaatgtccattgatggatgagtgggaaacaaaatgtgatataatcatacaatggaatatgagtCAGcccccaaaaaggaagaaagtccTGTCATGTGCTATagcacagatgaaccttgaggccattatgctaagtgaaatgagccagtcacaaaaaggcaaGTACTGTATGGTTCCACTGATGTAAGGTATCTAAAGTATTTAAaatcatagaagcagaaagtacaatggtggctgccaggggctgggtgaaGAGGGGAAAAGTGAGTTGTTCAGTAGCTATAaactttcagttttgcaagatgaaaaagttctggagatgtgtTTCCCAACCATGTGAATCTACTTAATGTTATGGATATGTACACTTCAAAATAGTTAAGGTGGCAAATTTTTCATCATGTGTtttaaccacaattaaaaaaaaaaacacttttcacaccagaatgacaaaaatgaaaaagatcaaCATTACCAAGTGTTGTCAAGGAACTACCAGTTGTATGGAACAACTGCTCGTGGGAGCGTGAATTGGTACAACCaccactttgggggaaaaaaaggtttgacTTTCTTAAACTTGAGCATACACATACTCAAGGACCCAGTACTCCCTTTACTGTGTATACACTCAACAGAAAAGCATACGTGAGTGTAACaaaaacatgtataaaaatgttcatagcagcatttttcattATAGCCCCACACTGGAATCCACCCACATGTGCACCatcagtagaatggataaataagttgtgtgTACACGCAATAGGATACTACACTGCAATGAAAATGAAGGAACTCCTGCTACAGGTGACCTGGGTGAATTTCATAAACACGATGTTGagtgaaaggaaccagacacAGGAAGAAtgcacactgtatgattccatttatgcagagttcaaaaacaggcaaaaactaACCTATGGTGCTAGAAGTCAGGATACTTGTTTCTTTTGGGGAAGAAGGTGGGATGGTAGGGAAGGAGGGCCGCAAGGGGGTAGGGCTTCTGAAGTGTTAATAAGGCTCTGTTCTTTCTCCAGCCTGTGTTAATGGACACTCAGATGTGTTTACTTTGGTGATAATTGAGTTGTGCACTTAAAATTGTGTAtctttttgtatgtatattgtacttcaataaaaagtttttaaacaaatatgaagGCTTCATTATCTGAGTTTAGCTGGCCATTGATCACTTTTccatgttcctctctctctctctctcccccctctttCCAGCTCTTCACAGAGGTCCTCCGGGATCAAGGGGACCAATAATCCCACCGCTGCTGagtctcccacctcctccccgggGCAGAGGCCCAATTCGGGGAGGCCTAGGCCCCAGGTCTGGCCCATACGGTCGTGGTTGGTGGGGAGTCAATGCTGAACCTCCTTTTCCTGGACCAGGCCATGGAGGTCCCTCCAGGGGAGGCTTTCACAAAGAGCAGAGAAACCCTCGAAGGCTCAAAAGCTGGTCTCTTATCAAGAATACCTGCCCACCCAAGGATGGACCCCAGGTTATGGAAGGTGAGGTCCATATTCTTTATGCCTGCACACATTTACTAGCCATCACTCCCAGAGTGACCCAGTGCCCAGAATGCCTGTGGCTCTTCTCTGGGCTGTCCTTTGTCTTTTCGAAGTAGGAGTAGCCCTGAATGTTTTTTCTCCCAGGAGAAAGACTACCATTCCATAATATCTGGAAATGGTAATGAGTAGGAaatctgtcttctctgctttttgttacaatttttttttcttctcagtcgCATTTTAAATTGCCTGATTTTCACTTGTTCACAGACAAATCCGACCGCCCTGTCTGCCGACACTTTGCCAAAAAGGGCCACTGTCGATACGAGGACCTCTGTGCCTTCTACCACCCAGGCGTCAATGGACCTCCTCTGTGAGACTGTGCCTTCCCATCCAGGCTGGAAGGAGCCCTCTGACCTAGCGGCCATACACTTCCCTAGGGCCCTGAGATGGCTACTCTGAGGTGGTTTCACTCACTACCCTCAGTCAGTGATGCCCACCCCCATCGCCACCTCCCCAACTTGGGGTCCAGAGTTGTTCCATCGCTGGTGCGCGGTGTGCACTCTTCTGATCCCGCTTCCAGAGACTCGTCTTCAGGACCCCATCTTCGCTCCATTCAACTGCCTCCTGGATCCTTTTCCCCCTCGCCGACTGACTGCGGAACAGGAAACCTCTTCGGTGCTGTTTCTTGTGCATCTGTCTGCCCAGCCCCCGGGATTGCCCTGGATTCCTGAGAGCCCTGGAGCAGTTTCCTGCCAATCCCTTCTTCCAGCTACTTGTTTGAAGTTCTTTTTACGTGACAGCCCCTACCCGCAATGTTGTCAGCTGCTCCGTGACACTCATCAGGTCGTCTGACCTGGGGTCAAGTGTGGATGGCTGGTCCAGAGTTACTCCCCGAGAGACCACTCTCCCTGCTTCTGGATTTCGTAGTTTCTGCGTCAGTAGCATGATCCCCACCGCTATGGTCTGTGATCACTGTGCTTTGTGAAACTGTGCATCCCCTGTAGCCTTTCTCGGTGTCTGTGGCATTTTTGTGACTTCCCAACACTAGAGTAAGTTTTTCTGCCAAAACGAGTGGGGCCGTCGGTGCCCTCTAGacttccccacctcccaacaTGGGAGAATTGTGAAACTTCACACAAGACTGCCTCCCTGGTCCTGCCCGTTCCTCTCCTGGTGTCGGTTTCTCTGGGTTTGACACAGGCCCGAGAGATGTCCTTCAAAGCCTCAGATGGGCCTACCCTGTCTCCTCTTCCAGCCCATTTTAGTTAGACTACTTCATTGTGAGGCCACCAGCCCTTTCGTTTGAATTCTGTGAATCTCCACCTGGGCTACCTGTGGGTGGAACTTGGATAGTACTGTCGCCCTCTTCCAACCTTCTTCCCCTGCATCCCTGGCACTGgttgttttctgtgaaaacggcAGTGAACAGGCTCAGTTTTGAACTGGCCCTGAGGAAATGGGTCAGGAGTTGTGTGGGCAAGAGGGAGGGGTGAGAGCCGTTGGAGAActgagaatgaatttttttttaacatttttttacattAGTAATAAACACAGTGgaaacaaacattttctttaatcccTGTGTTCCAGTCATCTCTGGAAATGCAGATGAGGCTGTGCTTGGAGTCAGTTTATTCTTCACTTGTGTTCGTATGCAGTGGTGATAGAAGTTTCTTCCAGTCTGAAGGAACCCATTATCCTATGGGCATCAACTGGAGCAGGCTGCATTACGTTCAAGGGTAAAGTTTTGTTGGAGAAAGGAAAGGCCAGGTATCCATggagtaatttttaaacattttacccATGTTTATGGTTTGATGTTTATGGAGTGTTAATGACAAAGCAATATGTCGATAAATATTTGTAGAGCGCCAGTGGGCCAGGCAGTATGCCAGGCACCAGAGATAACAGCCAAAACCAGTGAATTTAAGATCTACAGTGGGAGGCATGTTCATCAAGAAATCACAACTTCACGTGAAGCACTTGTCCAAAGTGCAATGAAGAAGCGAGACCTGGTGGGAGAGTATGTAATAAAGGCAGTCTGGGAAGATGGCAACGGGGACAAACTGAGGACAAGCAGAAGGTGAGGTGGGAGAGCATTGTCCAGGCAGAGGTGTTAAGAGGACGTGGGAAGAGtgggaggtgaggcaggaggaagaggacctCGACCTCTCGGCCTTGCAGGATGTAAGGGTCTTTTGGAAGTGGCAGTTAGAAGGTTACTTGAGTAGCCTGAATGAGTCGTGCTGGTGGTGTCTTGGGTAGCAGAGTGGGGAGAAAAGTGGACATTTGGAAATAAGGGatcaaaatgaaagtattttaggTTTCTCTGGGTCATTCTGGCTTGCATAACCAAGTACCCATTTAGACAGAAAGGTAttaggagaaaaacagaatgcCTCTAATTGTTTTGGAATGGTTGAGTCTGAGCTGCCTTTTAAGACATTCAAGGAGAGCAATTAAGTAGTTGGGTATACAGGCTTGGTACTCAGATTAAAACTGGAGacgggggaggatatagctcagtggtagagcgcatgcttagcatgcatgaggtcctgggttcaatccccagtacctccattaaataaatctaattacctccccccagaacAAACATGAACTCCCTACAGAattgttacattaaaaataaaaaactgtagaCATAAATCTGAGTTATCTGCAGTGTAGGTAGTGGTTGAAGCCATGAGCATGGATATATTCATTCACTCTAAATAAACACCTACTATGCCCCAGTTTATCAGCTTTAAGTTCAGTTGTAACAGAAACCAAAATAAGTCTTAAAGCAAGATAGACGTTTATTATTCAAGTCAAGAGGTCATACAACACTTGTGTGACAATCATGCCACCACAAGGTCCTCAGGTATTCAGAACatctcctccccccagccctcagctccaTGATTCTTGGGGTCAGACCCTCCTAGTCACAGTCTGAAGTGAAGCTCTAGCTTGTTTATTTATCCTCCAAGCCtcaggatggaggaagggcagaggaaatTACCAAGCTAACCTACATGTTAACATGTTACTGGCCATAACTTAGTCCTGTGGCCAATACCTAGCTGCCAGTGAGGCTTGAAAAGTACTCTTCATCAGGCAGCCACGTGCTAAGCAAACAATTGGCTTTTCAGCGCCAATGTGTAAAAACATTAGGGTAGGATGAAATCCTCAACCAGCACCTCCCTGCTAAACCTTGGGCATGCAATAAGAGAATAACACAGTAAATGTGTCAATGCCCTCCAGCCAGAGACCACACAGGAACCATCTATAGTTAAACAAAGGTGGGTCTGTCACCTGCAGAGATCTCATTAAGAGAGGATTAGGAATGATAGGATTAGGGGTTTATGTTAGGTGATTTGGGGGAAGATTCAGGGAAGTGGGGAATCTGGGTTTATAACCTGCAGAGATCTCATTAAGAGGGAGGGATGACAGGATTAGGGTTTGTGTTAGGTGATTTGGGGGAAGATTGAAGGAAGTGGGGATTTGGTCTATATTGGGTGCTTACAGGCAGGGGGTGCATTTCTATGTACATTTTAGTAGTCATCCTTTGGTATCTATCATCCTTTGGAACTCCCTCATAtgccaaaatccaaggatgctcaagtcccttatataaaatggcatagtatctGCAGATAAcctacacacgcacacacacacacacacacacacacacacgtacacgtacacatacacattCTCTCCTGTAATActgaatacaatgtaaatgctatgtaactagttataaatacaatgtagaTGCAAGGTAAATAGTTGCTGGTCTGcagcaaatttaagttttgcattttggaattttctggatatattttttcccctagcaTTTCAATCCTAGGTTAGTTGAATCCGAAAATGTGGCAGCTGTAGACACGGAGTCTCATCCAGAGAGGAGGAATGAAACATGGCAAAAAAGCAGCCAGGACTCATTTTGGCTGAGAGGGACCTATTtagcatttatggtttgtttaGTGACCTTGTTTTTTGTCTGCGCTTTGACAAGGTTATAGACTTTGTCTTAACCTCATCACAGTCACAGATTGGCCTTGTCTGACATTGGTGTTCTGTGAGGTTATGTTCAATGTGAGAACATCACAGCCTTGATGTGAGGGCCAGGTCAGCTCTTGGCAACACCAAGGCCTAACTGTTAGTGTCAGGCCAGTTCCCAGTTGTCAGGGGCTGTTCTTCCTCAAAGGTAAGCAAATGAATAATTACAGGTTGTGATTAGTGATATAAAGAACATAATGGGGCACTAGAGAGAGGATAATGGTTGGGGGCTACGTAAGATGTGGTTAGGATAGACCTCGCCAAGGAGTCTGTAGCTGAAATCACCTGAGAGTGTCAAATGGGAAGACAAGAGGGCCTAGGAATTAGCCTAGAGGAAAGCTGATATTTAATGGCCAAGGGAAGAAGGACAAGGATGAGCCTGACAAGGAGACTAAGGCGGGATGGctagagaggcagggagagatcTTTAGAGTGTGGCATATTCTGGTTGCTAGCTCCATGCCGGGTACCATGCTAAGTTCTTCCCATTCATTGTCTTATTTAAGCCTTACATTCATCCAGTGAATACTCAGTGCCTattctgggccaggccctgggatgTATCAGTGAAAAAGACCAAATTCGGGCCCATATAGTGCTTTAGTCTATTGGGGATAATAGGCAATAAatgagctctaccactgggctctaTTACCCAGTAATATAATCTTAAGACAtaaatgctgtgaagaaaaacaGTGAGGGAAGAGGCTAGAGAgtgacagaaggaagaaaacaggtcATTACTACAACAGATAGGGCTTTGAGGAGGTAACATGTGAATAAAGGCAGAAATTAAGTGAAGAGGCTATCATATGAATATCTGGAGGAAGTGCATTCCAGGCATAGGGAACAACAAgggcaaaggcctggaggcaggaataAGTTTGAGAGGTTGAAGTAAAAATAGAAGGCCAGTGTGTCTAGACAGTAGGAGATGAGATCAGGAAGTTCAACTAGAGATCTCAGAAAGGATGCTGGGTAAACAGTTGGATTCATGAGCCTGGAGTTTAGGGCAGAAGTTGGGATCAATAAGAGACATTTGGGAATCTTCACCAGTTATGGATGGTATTTAAAGGCATGAGACAAAGAAGAGTGTCAAAGATTGAGGCTGGAGGCACTTGAACATTTAGACTTCAAGGGGAGAAgtcaggaaaggagagaaagggagcagACAATGAGATGGAAAGCAAACCTGGAGAGAACTGTGCCCttgaagaaagcaaaaaggggagggagtgaccATCAGTCAAATGCTGCTGGGGAGTGAGTAGGATAAGGACAGAGAACTGGCCCCAAACTGTTGACCTTGGCAAGAGTGGATTCAGGCAATGGTAGGGACAAAAGCATAGACTATAGTAGTTTAAGGAGAGAACGGCAGATAACAAGGCTATTGGGAACGCCTTGCTTACACACCTATTCAGTGGTAGAATTAGAAGTGAACCCAAATCTTGATTGTGTTGGTGATTTAATGGCTGTATacatgtcaaaacttatcaaagtgTACACTTGGAAGTTTATTGCCTATTTGTGCAGTTTGTCATATCTCAATTATACTTCAGAATAGCTGTTATCAAAAAAAGGGGGGAGTGAACCCAAGGTCCACCGCATCGTGATTTCTGTTGGGCTAGAGTTCCTCCTGGTTTACACCTCTACACCTCGGGGTTTTGTGACACATCTGAACGCTAAACCGACAAGGCCTCTTCCTGAGTTGGTGGACTGCGCCTTTCTGTCGCTAACCAGACGTAAGGGGCAGGCAGAAGGTAGcgttcagcttaaaaaaaaaaaagaaaagaaaggatgctTCACCCTTTCGAACTAGTCGGAAATTACTACGTTCAGTACTTAGTCACGGCATCGCGGAGTTCTCAGATCCTCATAAAGTCTGCTGATGCGACCGGACTAGGCGGACTCCGGTCACGCCCCTTCATTGAAGGTCACGCCCCCACTGGAAGCAGACACGCCCCCAAGATGATGGTGCGGCGCCCACGTGCACCGCCTGGGGGCGGGGTCAACTGTGTCTAGAGCCCGCCTGGTTCCGGGCCCCACGCTGCCGGAAGCGGAAATAGCGCCCGGCGCAGCTTGAGTTGCAGTAACTGCCACCGCGATGCCGAAGGCGCCCAAGCAACAGCCGCCGGAGCCCGAGTGGATCGGGGACGGAGAGAGCACGACCCCGACAGGTGAGGCTGGtaggcaggaagggaagaagagaggaaaaagaagagatggaagTGTCCGCGTGTTTTAGGAGAGAGTCA
The Camelus ferus isolate YT-003-E chromosome 20, BCGSAC_Cfer_1.0, whole genome shotgun sequence genome window above contains:
- the PRR3 gene encoding LOW QUALITY PROTEIN: proline-rich protein 3 (The sequence of the model RefSeq protein was modified relative to this genomic sequence to represent the inferred CDS: deleted 1 base in 1 codon); its protein translation is MPKRKKQNQQQQPAQQQPPLPEQEEIGDEEDGSPIGPPSLLGPPPMANGKPGDPKSALHRGPPGSRGPIIPPLLSLPPPPRGRGPIRGGLGPRSGPYGRGWWGVNAEPPFPGPGHGGPSRGGFHKEQRNPRRLKSWSLIKNTCPPKDGPQVMEDKSDRPVCRHFAKKGHCRYEDLCAFYHPGVNGPPL